One window of Sphingobacteriales bacterium genomic DNA carries:
- a CDS encoding fibronectin type III domain-containing protein encodes MNLLRISVAFVYYADSLLITFVQALLAALTGNPNFATPSPTLAAITTLLNNFETAYANAAGGGKTLTAIKNQERASLIEGLRLLASYVEDNSANNEAIMLSSGFDIYGGPLNPRPLPEIPQNLRLSDGPLSGSVIAKVNKVEFAVVYELRYTEDDFGPDARWVQLSASTSTNMLISGLTPSKNIWVQVRSVNSKGYSEWSDPATIMVR; translated from the coding sequence ATGAACCTTTTAAGAATTTCTGTTGCCTTTGTGTATTACGCCGATTCGCTGCTCATTACCTTCGTTCAGGCATTGTTGGCAGCTTTGACGGGAAATCCAAATTTTGCTACGCCAAGTCCCACTTTGGCGGCCATTACTACCTTGTTGAACAATTTTGAAACGGCTTATGCCAATGCTGCCGGTGGAGGTAAAACATTGACTGCCATTAAAAATCAGGAAAGGGCTTCGTTGATTGAAGGATTGCGTTTGCTCGCAAGTTATGTAGAAGACAATTCTGCTAACAATGAAGCAATCATGCTCAGCTCCGGTTTTGATATTTATGGCGGCCCGTTAAATCCCCGCCCGCTGCCCGAAATTCCACAAAACCTCAGACTTTCCGATGGACCACTTAGCGGTAGTGTTATTGCTAAAGTAAACAAAGTTGAGTTTGCCGTTGTGTATGAACTTCGCTACACAGAAGATGATTTTGGTCCCGATGCCCGTTGGGTTCAACTATCAGCAAGTACTTCTACCAATATGTTAATCAGTGGTCTTACCCCTTCCAAAAACATCTGGGTACAGGTGAGAAGCGTTAACAGCAAAGGATATAGCGAATGGAGTGATCCTGCTACGATTATGGTCAGATAG
- a CDS encoding NmrA/HSCARG family protein — translation MSTLQDKIILVTGATGKQGGAAVRHLLTSGVKVRALTRKPDSPRAEALRKQGVEVIKGNLNDMNSLEQAVKGVYGIFAVTNFWEFGTGKKEILQNKNLTDLAKKHGVQHYVFASIARCDDNPNLAHFMTKYECEKYIASSGLPYTFLRAVYFMDNLNPSDQGAAFHWEILPSTLGDKTTLQMISTEDIGWFAANAFLYPEQYLNKTIDIAGDEVTYSQLYAAYKKVFNAEPKRSAFWKFIMMIMMPEVKKMFIWYRNPVFKADIKQLRTMYPGLKTIEDYFRQIKNEP, via the coding sequence ATGTCAACATTACAAGACAAAATTATACTCGTAACAGGAGCCACAGGTAAACAAGGTGGAGCTGCTGTCAGACACCTGCTGACTTCGGGGGTTAAAGTGAGGGCACTCACAAGAAAACCTGACAGTCCCCGTGCTGAAGCATTGCGCAAACAGGGAGTTGAGGTGATTAAAGGCAACCTCAACGATATGAACTCTCTTGAACAGGCAGTAAAAGGTGTTTACGGAATTTTTGCCGTAACAAATTTTTGGGAGTTTGGGACCGGAAAAAAGGAGATTTTACAAAACAAAAACCTGACAGACCTTGCTAAAAAACACGGCGTGCAGCATTATGTGTTTGCTTCAATTGCGCGGTGTGATGACAACCCTAACCTTGCTCACTTCATGACAAAATACGAGTGTGAGAAGTATATCGCGTCATCAGGACTTCCATACACTTTTCTCCGTGCTGTTTACTTCATGGACAACTTGAATCCAAGCGATCAGGGAGCGGCTTTTCATTGGGAAATTCTACCATCAACGCTTGGCGACAAAACAACTCTTCAAATGATTTCAACAGAGGACATTGGTTGGTTTGCCGCAAATGCATTCTTGTACCCGGAACAATATTTAAACAAGACGATAGATATTGCCGGTGATGAGGTAACATATTCTCAACTTTATGCGGCATACAAGAAAGTATTTAATGCCGAACCGAAAAGATCTGCTTTTTGGAAATTTATAATGATGATTATGATGCCGGAAGTAAAAAAAATGTTTATTTGGTATCGTAACCCTGTATTTAAGGCGGACATCAAACAGCTAAGGACTATGTATCCCGGCTTAAAAACTATTGAAGATTATTTCAGACAAATTAAAAATGAACCATAA